The Apibacter raozihei genome contains a region encoding:
- a CDS encoding helix-turn-helix domain-containing protein, translating to MTKPNYKKIFIDIIKKKCPEKLTDSIVLNRLNNLNSSLDIIEFNEYLFPVANVKSIKSNQRLKSFDDKSIMKILVYQKQNELSNSELANKFKLSRNSIQKWKKIFK from the coding sequence ATGACCAAACCTAATTATAAAAAAATTTTTATTGATATTATTAAAAAAAAGTGTCCTGAAAAATTAACAGATTCAATAGTTCTGAATAGACTGAACAACCTTAACTCTTCTTTAGATATAATTGAATTTAATGAATACCTTTTCCCTGTTGCAAACGTAAAATCAATTAAATCAAATCAACGGTTGAAATCATTTGACGATAAAAGTATTATGAAAATCTTAGTTTATCAAAAACAAAATGAATTAAGCAACTCAGAATTGGCAAACAAATTTAAATTAAGTAGAAATTCAATACAAAAATGGAAAAAAATTTTCAAATAA
- a CDS encoding sensor histidine kinase → MKLSQVIRRHFILGVFIVMILGCISHYFIFEFFINYSADKVLYDYKAKIERYVKDYKTLPTFPSSILPSRIDSEPIENPEMHPEYINDTIIYNPISGEKYSYRQLHFPIYYDNHWYVVTINRQMLKSNDMMFVIVSSLMVLFLLFVLFSFFINFYMKRNIWNTFYKNLSKLDHYDLKANTVLKLTDPGIKEFDKLNEVIMQMVKKINQDYENSRKFIEDSSHEMQTPLSIIKSKLEHFIQDNAFKNKEQAKDIQAMLRAVNRLSKITHSLTLINKINNNQFSSKKSINIPELVKNFIEDFQELIDIKDISLNYDLKSFYSEINPELSEILVSNLINNSIKHNFNGGFIIIEAKENYLLIENSCNYIPSDENLFNRFVYNNKSKDSSGLGLNIVKSICDTNNLQVEYKYLSNEVFKIKVWFI, encoded by the coding sequence ATGAAATTAAGTCAGGTTATACGCAGACATTTCATCTTAGGAGTCTTTATTGTCATGATTCTTGGATGCATTTCGCATTATTTTATTTTTGAGTTTTTTATAAATTATTCTGCTGATAAGGTTCTTTATGATTATAAGGCTAAAATTGAACGTTATGTTAAAGACTATAAAACCCTTCCTACTTTTCCTAGCTCTATATTACCTTCTCGTATAGATTCCGAACCGATTGAAAACCCGGAAATGCATCCTGAGTATATTAATGATACCATAATATACAATCCTATATCGGGAGAAAAATACTCTTACCGACAGCTTCATTTTCCTATTTACTACGATAATCACTGGTACGTAGTAACTATTAATCGTCAAATGCTCAAGTCCAACGATATGATGTTTGTAATCGTATCCTCTTTAATGGTACTGTTTTTATTATTTGTATTATTTTCTTTTTTTATTAATTTTTATATGAAAAGGAATATCTGGAATACTTTTTATAAAAATTTATCTAAACTGGATCATTATGACTTAAAGGCTAATACAGTTCTAAAACTTACAGATCCTGGAATTAAAGAATTTGACAAACTGAATGAAGTGATCATGCAAATGGTAAAAAAAATTAATCAGGACTATGAAAACTCCAGAAAATTCATAGAAGATTCTTCTCATGAAATGCAAACGCCTTTGTCTATTATCAAATCTAAACTTGAACATTTTATTCAAGATAATGCGTTTAAAAATAAAGAGCAGGCTAAAGATATACAAGCAATGCTACGGGCTGTAAACCGACTTTCGAAAATCACACATTCTTTAACTCTAATTAATAAGATTAATAATAATCAGTTTAGTTCTAAAAAAAGCATCAACATTCCTGAATTAGTTAAAAATTTCATTGAAGATTTCCAGGAATTAATTGATATTAAAGATATTTCACTTAATTACGATTTAAAATCTTTTTATTCAGAAATTAATCCTGAATTATCAGAAATTCTGGTATCTAACCTTATAAACAATTCAATTAAACATAATTTTAATGGTGGTTTTATAATTATTGAAGCTAAGGAGAATTACCTTTTAATAGAAAACAGCTGTAATTATATCCCTTCTGACGAAAATTTATTCAACAGGTTTGTATACAACAATAAATCTAAAGATTCTTCCGGTTTAGGATTGAACATTGTAAAATCTATTTGCGATACCAATAACCTGCAGGTTGAGTACAAATATTTATCAAATGAAGTATTTAAAATTAAAGTCTGGTTTATTTAG
- a CDS encoding DUF2911 domain-containing protein, with translation MRKLLLSLLIVTSSLIGQGQEVRTPAASLKSSVEQMVGLTDIEFVYSRPNKKGREIFGALVPYGQVWRTGANENTTIKFGDDIEIGGKSLPKGKYALYTIPNKDTWEVIFYSDSENWGTPKEWNESKVALKTTVPVKKINQVVETFTIGINDLSDNSGHLQFVWDQTLVDVRFDVPTQKIANESINGILANPKADANAYYASANYFLQSNGDMKKALNWINRAIDLKQGDSPYWYFRVKSQIQAKLGDIKGAIESAEKSLEGAQKEGNKDYIKMNTDSIKEWKKIL, from the coding sequence ATGAGAAAGTTATTGCTATCTTTATTAATTGTGACTTCGTCATTAATTGGTCAGGGGCAGGAAGTAAGAACACCAGCTGCAAGTTTAAAATCTTCAGTAGAGCAAATGGTTGGACTTACTGATATTGAATTTGTTTATTCCAGGCCTAACAAAAAAGGAAGGGAAATATTTGGAGCTTTAGTTCCTTATGGTCAAGTTTGGAGAACAGGTGCTAATGAAAATACAACTATTAAATTTGGGGATGATATAGAAATTGGCGGTAAATCATTACCAAAGGGTAAGTATGCTTTATATACTATTCCTAATAAAGATACTTGGGAGGTGATTTTTTATTCAGATTCCGAAAATTGGGGTACTCCCAAAGAATGGAATGAAAGTAAAGTTGCTTTAAAAACAACCGTTCCCGTAAAAAAGATAAATCAGGTAGTTGAAACCTTTACTATAGGAATTAACGATCTTTCAGATAACTCAGGGCATCTTCAATTTGTTTGGGATCAAACATTAGTAGATGTACGATTTGATGTTCCAACTCAAAAAATTGCCAACGAAAGTATTAATGGTATTTTAGCCAATCCTAAGGCTGATGCGAATGCTTATTATGCTTCAGCTAATTATTTTCTTCAATCGAATGGAGATATGAAAAAAGCATTGAACTGGATTAACAGAGCCATTGATTTAAAACAAGGAGATTCTCCATACTGGTATTTTAGGGTTAAATCTCAAATTCAGGCAAAGCTTGGAGATATTAAAGGAGCAATTGAATCTGCTGAAAAATCTTTGGAAGGTGCTCAGAAAGAGGGGAATAAAGACTATATAAAAATGAATACTGATTCTATCAAAGAATGGAAAAAGATTCTTTAA
- a CDS encoding rhomboid family intramembrane serine protease has translation MKKISIKKEAIIIPLLLILVIWAVFFIQSFIGLRECYGIIPLSFKGLRGVLLAPLFHGSFQHIFNNSIPLLVLTFLIFQFYDKLAYFVLVNGWIFSGLVVWMLPDFAFANSSILSCHIGASGVIYVLAFFLFFSGVFRKERALRAVSLVVVFLYGGIVWGVLPQEFFGIQTENKISWESHLSGALIGFILAFLLRKTGRLKHKSSWERKEYDSLADDELWERYKEEYPEEFDNNYLNNSMNKDLKDSNNINICDCKSKDQGNDLKSTDSK, from the coding sequence ATGAAAAAGATTTCAATAAAAAAAGAAGCAATAATTATACCCTTGTTACTAATATTAGTAATATGGGCTGTTTTCTTTATTCAGTCATTTATAGGGTTACGTGAATGCTATGGTATAATTCCTTTAAGTTTTAAAGGTCTAAGAGGGGTTTTATTAGCGCCATTGTTTCATGGTAGTTTTCAGCATATATTTAATAACTCTATTCCATTGCTTGTTCTTACATTTTTAATATTTCAATTTTATGATAAATTAGCTTATTTTGTATTAGTTAATGGGTGGATATTTTCTGGTCTGGTAGTTTGGATGCTTCCGGATTTTGCTTTCGCTAATTCATCAATACTAAGTTGTCATATAGGTGCCAGTGGAGTTATTTATGTCTTGGCTTTTTTTTTATTTTTTAGCGGAGTGTTTAGGAAGGAAAGAGCGCTTAGGGCAGTCTCTTTAGTTGTTGTTTTTCTATATGGAGGTATTGTTTGGGGAGTATTACCTCAGGAGTTTTTTGGAATTCAGACAGAAAATAAAATTTCCTGGGAAAGCCATTTGTCTGGTGCTTTAATTGGTTTTATTCTGGCTTTTCTTTTACGGAAAACAGGACGCCTTAAGCATAAGTCCTCATGGGAAAGAAAAGAATACGATTCTTTAGCTGATGATGAGCTATGGGAAAGGTATAAGGAAGAGTATCCGGAAGAATTTGATAATAATTATCTGAATAATAGTATGAATAAAGATTTAAAAGATTCTAATAATATAAATATTTGCGATTGTAAATCAAAGGACCAAGGGAATGATTTAAAAAGTACAGACTCTAAATAA
- a CDS encoding glutamine--tRNA ligase/YqeY domain fusion protein — translation MQEEKKTLNFLEQIIEDDLAEGFPVSKLRFRFPPEPNGYLHIGHTKAIWINFGLGQRYEAPVNLRFDDTNPAKEDQEYVDAIKKDIQWLGYSWDRECYASDYFQQLYDWAVNLIKEGKAYVDDQTSEEINKQRKTPSEDGVESPFRNRSVEENLDLFEKMKNGEFNEGTHVLRAKIDMTSPNMNMRDPVMYRILKKHHQRTGDAWGIYPMYDWTHGESDYLEQVSHSLCSLEFENHRPLYEWFLEQVYTQDVKTKQREFARLNVNYTITSKRKLLKLVEGNYVSGWDDPRMPTISGMRRRGYTPEAIIDFLERVGVAKRDNLIDVALLEFTVRDHLNKIAPRVMAVINPVKIVITNYPEDKEEWVTVENNPEDSDAGFRDIPFTREIYIEREDFMEEAPKKFFRLTLGGEVRLKGAYIIKAVEVEKNKEGEIQTVYCTYDEDSKSGSGSEASLRKVKGTLHWVSVKHGLPIEVRIYDRLFNVESPDSKDDEFLEFLNPESLKIVHGFAEPSLYGTKIGDKYQFQRLGYFAVDDDSKDNQLVFNRTVTLKDTWAKINK, via the coding sequence ATGCAAGAAGAGAAAAAAACATTAAATTTTTTAGAGCAGATTATTGAAGATGATTTAGCAGAAGGTTTTCCGGTAAGTAAATTAAGATTTCGATTTCCACCTGAACCAAATGGTTATTTACATATAGGGCATACTAAAGCTATATGGATTAATTTTGGTCTAGGACAACGCTATGAGGCGCCGGTTAATCTGAGGTTTGATGATACTAATCCAGCAAAAGAAGATCAAGAATATGTAGATGCTATAAAAAAAGATATACAGTGGTTAGGTTATAGTTGGGATAGAGAATGTTATGCTTCTGATTATTTTCAGCAATTGTATGATTGGGCTGTGAACTTAATAAAAGAAGGTAAAGCATATGTAGATGACCAAACGTCTGAAGAGATCAACAAGCAAAGAAAAACCCCTTCTGAAGATGGTGTTGAAAGCCCTTTTCGAAATAGAAGTGTAGAAGAGAATCTAGACTTATTCGAAAAAATGAAAAATGGTGAATTTAATGAGGGAACACATGTTCTGAGAGCTAAAATAGATATGACCTCTCCTAATATGAATATGCGTGATCCTGTCATGTATCGTATTTTGAAAAAACATCATCAAAGAACCGGAGATGCTTGGGGCATATATCCAATGTATGATTGGACTCATGGAGAATCTGATTATCTTGAGCAGGTTTCTCATTCACTGTGTTCTCTCGAATTTGAAAATCATCGTCCTCTATATGAGTGGTTTTTAGAACAGGTTTATACTCAGGATGTTAAAACAAAGCAAAGAGAATTTGCACGTTTAAATGTTAATTATACTATTACAAGTAAGAGAAAATTGTTAAAACTGGTAGAAGGTAATTATGTTTCCGGTTGGGATGATCCCCGGATGCCTACTATTTCAGGTATGAGACGAAGAGGATATACTCCTGAGGCAATTATAGATTTTCTTGAGAGGGTAGGAGTTGCGAAAAGAGATAATTTAATAGATGTAGCCTTATTAGAATTTACGGTACGTGATCATCTGAATAAAATTGCGCCAAGAGTTATGGCTGTAATAAATCCGGTTAAGATTGTCATAACTAATTACCCTGAAGATAAAGAAGAATGGGTAACTGTAGAAAACAATCCGGAAGATTCTGATGCAGGATTTAGAGATATTCCTTTCACCCGTGAAATTTATATTGAAAGGGAAGATTTTATGGAAGAAGCTCCTAAAAAATTCTTTCGTTTAACACTTGGAGGTGAGGTAAGGCTAAAGGGGGCTTATATAATAAAAGCGGTAGAAGTTGAAAAAAATAAAGAAGGAGAAATACAAACCGTATATTGTACCTATGATGAAGATAGTAAAAGTGGAAGTGGCAGTGAGGCTAGTTTGAGAAAGGTTAAAGGTACATTGCACTGGGTTTCCGTAAAACATGGATTGCCCATTGAAGTGAGAATCTATGATCGTTTATTTAATGTGGAATCTCCCGACTCTAAAGATGACGAGTTTTTAGAATTTTTAAATCCGGAATCTCTTAAAATAGTTCATGGATTTGCTGAACCTAGTTTGTATGGCACAAAAATTGGAGATAAATATCAGTTTCAAAGATTGGGTTATTTTGCTGTAGATGATGATTCCAAAGACAATCAATTGGTTTTTAATCGAACAGTAACTTTAAAAGATACTTGGGCAAAAATTAATAAATAG
- a CDS encoding helix-turn-helix domain-containing protein, with protein MLKKFSQNFLLTIIFTLFSVSILYYVLDIKLLFIISLFGLAINLVCYAIIFRLNENSIKLLIDLYVLVITSYLFLHALILLYNDVTDIFLWYMTIPLALSVVFSYKKAVILSICILTVTFISVTLLNYSKIAQPILPIFTYSQKNIIKAFTLIGAFNLVLFSTYYIWIKQQMLSPNNSSKEDTNKKNTSEEQRYKNIYTEILIYLKEKEPWKNPDFNISELATLLNTNPSYVSRAINMESDYNFNTLINLFRINYIKEELNRNTNNKYTLMYIYSSAGFKHQSTFNKAFKQIEGITPTQYIQLIQYNE; from the coding sequence ATGTTAAAAAAATTTTCACAAAATTTTCTACTAACAATTATCTTTACATTATTTTCTGTATCTATATTGTACTATGTTTTAGATATCAAATTACTATTTATAATTTCTTTATTTGGTCTTGCAATAAATTTGGTATGTTATGCAATTATATTTCGATTAAATGAAAATTCAATAAAGCTTCTAATAGACTTATATGTATTAGTTATAACATCTTACTTATTTTTACATGCACTGATTCTATTATATAACGATGTTACTGATATTTTTTTATGGTATATGACTATACCCTTAGCTTTATCCGTTGTGTTCTCTTATAAAAAGGCGGTTATATTAAGCATATGCATTCTTACGGTCACCTTTATTAGTGTAACTCTATTAAATTATTCTAAAATTGCCCAGCCCATTCTCCCTATTTTTACTTATAGTCAAAAAAATATAATTAAAGCATTTACTCTTATAGGAGCATTTAATTTAGTTCTTTTTTCAACCTATTATATCTGGATAAAACAGCAAATGCTATCTCCAAACAATTCAAGCAAAGAAGACACTAACAAAAAAAATACGAGTGAAGAACAAAGGTATAAAAATATTTATACTGAAATTTTAATTTATCTAAAAGAGAAAGAGCCCTGGAAAAATCCAGATTTTAATATTTCCGAGTTAGCTACCCTATTAAATACAAATCCATCTTATGTATCGAGAGCCATCAACATGGAATCTGATTATAATTTTAACACTCTGATAAATCTTTTCCGAATAAACTATATTAAAGAAGAACTGAACAGGAATACTAACAATAAATATACATTAATGTATATATACAGCTCGGCAGGATTCAAACATCAGTCAACTTTCAACAAAGCTTTTAAACAAATTGAAGGAATTACACCTACACAATATATTCAATTAATACAATATAATGAATAA
- a CDS encoding sensor histidine kinase: MKERFIPILSGLMTISLIVFVGLQIFWLKQSIDAGEQDFSSRVYKALNSSAVKINTLEINKFYKPFNNFYQDINSQKDSSTIQTAMSVVDSQSVKYIIYKKTIVNKKPLVIPFSKKDTLKITNLLTDEGVLKIKKDSNNLNLKPIEANIENSFVSPKFTLDEFARLSINQMSLESRVDIGTIDSIVNIELKKQNIDTEFKCGVLNNKLALTKIHSKEFVLSKHPKHNYNAVLFSDGKDNTQYYLSVYFPSKQYSVLNPIFGAIGVTITSTLVIIAIYIASIYYMSQQKKISEIKTDFINNMSHEFKTPIATINIATDALGTEKVQEDPEKMKFYTSLIKQENTRMKKQVEMVLRMSKLERNSLELVIKETNMREILKNSVKTVRVQVEQRGGTIIEKYAAERHIANADGFHLTNVFVNILDNANKYSPEKPEITVKTYNDKNDYVAEISDKGKGMSESVIKRIFEKFYREETGNIHNVKGHGLGLAYVKNIIKLHKGGIKVVSKPNKGTTFIIRIPLNK, from the coding sequence ATGAAGGAACGATTTATCCCTATTTTATCGGGTTTAATGACAATATCTCTAATTGTTTTCGTTGGTTTACAGATTTTCTGGTTAAAACAATCTATTGATGCCGGGGAGCAGGATTTTTCATCTCGGGTATATAAAGCTCTAAATAGTTCAGCAGTAAAGATTAACACACTAGAAATCAATAAATTTTATAAACCCTTCAACAATTTCTACCAGGACATTAATAGTCAAAAAGACTCCAGCACCATTCAAACAGCCATGAGTGTAGTTGACTCACAGTCTGTAAAATATATAATTTATAAAAAAACCATTGTTAATAAAAAACCACTTGTAATACCTTTTTCAAAAAAAGACACTTTAAAAATCACTAACCTTCTTACTGATGAAGGTGTATTAAAGATAAAAAAGGACTCTAACAACCTGAACCTGAAACCGATTGAAGCTAATATAGAAAATAGTTTTGTCAGTCCTAAATTCACATTAGATGAATTTGCAAGACTAAGTATCAATCAAATGAGTTTGGAGTCCAGAGTAGATATTGGAACTATTGACTCAATTGTAAATATTGAATTAAAAAAACAAAACATTGATACAGAATTTAAATGTGGTGTTCTTAATAATAAATTAGCTCTCACTAAAATTCATAGCAAAGAATTTGTATTAAGTAAGCACCCTAAACATAATTACAATGCCGTGTTATTTTCAGATGGAAAAGACAACACTCAATATTATCTTTCTGTTTATTTTCCATCTAAACAATATTCAGTATTAAATCCAATTTTTGGAGCTATCGGTGTGACTATTACCTCCACCTTGGTAATTATAGCAATATATATTGCTTCGATTTACTACATGTCTCAGCAAAAAAAGATTTCTGAGATAAAGACTGACTTTATTAACAATATGTCACATGAATTTAAAACACCCATAGCTACTATTAATATAGCTACCGATGCTCTGGGCACAGAAAAAGTTCAGGAAGATCCTGAAAAAATGAAATTCTACACTTCTCTAATCAAACAGGAAAATACCCGGATGAAAAAACAGGTAGAGATGGTACTTAGAATGTCAAAATTGGAACGAAACTCGCTTGAGTTAGTCATTAAGGAAACCAATATGCGTGAAATTCTAAAAAACAGCGTCAAAACTGTAAGGGTTCAGGTAGAACAAAGAGGAGGTACTATTATTGAAAAATATGCAGCAGAAAGACATATTGCTAACGCTGATGGATTTCATTTAACGAATGTTTTTGTAAATATACTAGATAATGCAAATAAATATTCTCCTGAAAAACCAGAAATAACTGTAAAAACCTACAACGATAAAAATGATTATGTTGCTGAAATATCTGACAAAGGTAAAGGTATGAGTGAAAGTGTAATAAAACGTATTTTCGAAAAATTTTATCGTGAAGAAACCGGAAACATACATAATGTAAAAGGGCATGGCTTAGGCCTTGCCTATGTAAAAAATATTATAAAATTACATAAAGGTGGTATTAAAGTTGTTAGTAAACCTAACAAAGGCACGACCTTTATTATAAGAATTCCTTTAAACAAATAA
- a CDS encoding transposase, giving the protein MNLDYKNINIGKLIKSRVDELQLPELRICTYFGCEETKIHEYYNSTSIDTNILLKWCKLLEYDFFRIYTQHIILYAPLLKNLENTNLSSSKLPNFRKNIYTDEIKDFILSLVNEKKLSCKQITDMYGIPKTTIHRWINKQFSDQ; this is encoded by the coding sequence ATGAATTTAGATTACAAAAATATAAATATTGGCAAATTAATTAAATCCAGAGTAGATGAACTTCAATTACCTGAATTAAGAATTTGTACATACTTTGGATGTGAGGAAACGAAAATACATGAGTATTATAACTCAACCAGTATTGACACTAATATTTTATTAAAATGGTGTAAACTTTTAGAATACGACTTTTTCAGAATATACACCCAACATATTATACTTTATGCCCCACTACTTAAAAATTTAGAAAATACCAATCTTTCATCTTCAAAACTTCCAAATTTTAGAAAAAATATCTACACAGATGAAATAAAAGATTTTATCTTAAGCCTTGTAAACGAAAAAAAATTATCTTGTAAACAGATCACTGATATGTATGGAATACCTAAGACTACTATCCACAGATGGATAAATAAACAATTTAGTGATCAATAA